One Caldisericota bacterium genomic window, TACGTTTTCTACTGAAAATTGGAAGCGAGGCACAAAAGAGGTGAATTTTTTATTTCATTTATTAGTGGATTCTATAAACACATATATTCCAGAATTGCACGAAAATGGCGTAAAAATTAATTTTATAGGTGATATAGATCCTCTTCCTCTGTTTGTCAAAAATATGGTGCAATTTGCAGCTAAGACAACGCAGAACAACAATAGAATAGTCTTAAATATCGCTCTTAACTATGGCAGTAGAAGGGAAATTGTTCAAGTGGTAGAAAAATTGCTTCTTTTAGGAACAACACATGAAATTACAGAAGAAACATTTAAGCAATTTTTATATACTAAAGATCAGCCTGACCCAGACCTTATTATAAGGACAGGAGGTGAAAAGAGGTTGAGCAATTTTCTTTTGTACCAATCTGCGTACTCAGAGCTGGTTTTTACTGATACGTTGTGGCCCGATTTTACTGAAAAGGAATATTTGCAAATTTTGCGGGAGTTTTCAACAAGAACACGAAAATACGGTGCATTAAAGTGAAAAATATCTTTATAGTTGGTTCGACGGGATCTTTGGGCAAGGAAGCCCTGGAAGTAATAAAAAAGCTTGGTAATTACTATAAAGTTATTGGGATAACCGGTTTTCAAAATGTTGATGTAATGCTGAATCAGATAAAGGATTTTGATCCTCGGTATGTAGGGATGAGAGAAAATTATCTTGAGATCATCAAAAAAGAATTTCCAGGTAAATATATTTTTGATGTTGAAAAAGATTTGGAAGAAGTTGTTTTAGATGTGGAGACTGACCTTACTTTGTTTCTTTCTTCTGATATAGCTGCTCTTAAATCAATTGACCTTTTGCTGAGTAATGAAAAATATGTGGCAATTGCTAATAAAGAGTCAATTATTGCTGGAGGGGAAATAATATTTTCTCCGAATAGGCAAAAATATATTATCCCTGTAGATAGTGAGCTGTCTGCTTTATTTCAATGCCTTATTGGGGAAAAAAAGAACGCAGTGAAGAGATTTATAGTTACAGCCTCTGGTGGACCTTTTTGGGAACGGGATATTACTACATTTGATAAGATTACGCCCTCTGATGCTCTTCGTCACCCTAACTGGCGAATGGGCAAAAAAATCACAGTAGATTCTGCAACACTTATTAATAAGGCATTTGAAGTGATAGAATCTCATTTCTTCTTCGGTATAGATTATGAAAAAATTGAAGTAATTGTGCATAGAGAGAGCATAATTCATTCAATGATAGAGTTTGTAGATGGGAATATGAAAGCGCTTATGAGTACTCCTCTGATGTATTTTCCTTTGCAGTACGCAATTACCTACCCTGAAAGAGCTATAAATTCTTTTCCTGAATCTAGGTTAGATCTTGAAAAAGTAGAGAAACTTACATTTTATTCGTTAAATGACAATAAATTTCCAGGGTTTTTGGCTGCATTGGAGTATGGGAAGCGTGGCGGCAATTTTTTACCTCTTCTCATTGCTATAGATAAGGTTTTGGTTGACGCCTTTCTTAAAGAAATGATAAGCTTTTCTGACATCCCACGTCTTTTAGAGAAAGGTTTAAGCCAATTTACCTATAAAAAAATTGATTCAGTGTCTGATGTTGTAGAAGTTTATAATGAAGGTATACTGTTATGTGAAGAGATGATTAAAAGGAGTGTGAGATGAATTTAGCTTTACAAATTGTGTATGGTATAATTATAATCAGCATAATTGCTCTTGTTCATGAATTTGGACATTTTTTTGCTGCTAAAAAATCTGGTATTGCTGTTGAAGAATTTAGTATAGGATTTGGCCCAGCAATTATGAAGAAAAAAATGGGTGGGACTCTTTATAAAATAGGAGTTATTCCTATCTTAGGCTATGCAAAGCTTCGAGGAATGGATGATAATCTTGATGCTCCTGATGGGTTCTATACAAAAACGTTGTGGCAAAGGTTTATTTCTATTTTTATGGGGCCTGGAATGAATTTTATTTTTGCAATTATTATATTTGCTATTGTTTTTGCTTCTTTTGGCAATCCGTTTATTCGCACTACAACAATTTCTTCTGTGATGGCAGAAAGTCCTGCATATGTAGCAGGCATGCAACAAGGAGACAAAATTATCGAAATAGATGGTGAGTACATTGACTCCTGGGAAGAAATGACGGATATTATTCGTGCGAGTGATGGAAGAGCATTACAGGTTATGGTTGAAAGAAAAGATGAAAAGATTTCATTGACTATAATACCTGAAAAAGACCCTATTTCAAATGCATGGGTCATTGGAGTTTATTCGTCAACTGAAAAATACTCTCCATTCAGAGCTTTGTGGGAAGGTGTTGTTTGGACTGGGAAATTGCTTCATCAGATGATTGTTTCTATTCCACTACTTTTTACCATGAAGGGAATTTCGTCTGTTGCTGGCCCTATTGGTATTGCAGCAATGACAGGCCGGGCTGCGAGTGGTGGTTTTGCAAGTTTACTCTGGTTTTCTGCGTTTATCAGTATTGCAATAGGTTTTACAAATCTTCTTCCAATACCTGCTCTTGATGGAAGTTGGATTATTCTCATACTGTGGGAAGCAATAACTCACAAACCTGTTCCACCTGAAAAACAGCTTTCTGTTCAAGGTGCAGGATTTATAGTTATTTTAGGTATCATGTTTTTAGTCAGCATCAATGATATTATACGTCTAATAAGCAGATGAGATCAAAATCAATTCCTGTTAATATAGGGAACAGGACAATTGGTGGAGGGAACCCCATTCTTGTCCAGTCTATGACTAAAACAGATACAAGAGATATTGTATCAACAGTGAATCAAATATTGCGTCTGGAAGAAGAAGGTTGTGATCTCGTGCGCGTAGCAGTGCCAGATATCGAATCTGCGGAGGCGCTTTCAAAAATTAAAAGTAAAATACATATTCCACTTATTGCTGATGTTCATTTTGACCCATTGATTGCGATGGAATCAATCAAGCAAGGAGCGGATAAATTACGTTTAAATCCTTCCAACATTCAGGACGAAGAGTGGATTAAAAAAATTGCACTTAGGGCGAAGAAGCGGAATATTCCTATTCGTGTTGGTACAAATCTTGGTTCATTTAAAAAAAAGCCAGATAATCCTATTGAGGCACTTGTAAAAAATACATTGGACGAAATAAAGATACTTGAGAGCATTAATTTTAGCAATATTATAGTGTCCATTAAAACATCTGATATAATACTAACGGTTAGGGCAAATGAAAAAATTGCTAAACTTGTTCGATATCCCTTGCATATCGGCATAACAGAAGCTGGGCCAAAAGAAGAATCGCTGGTGAAGAGTAGCGTTGGAATTGGATATCTTTTAATGGAGGGTATTGGTGACACTATCAGATATTCTATCACAGCAGATCCAGTTGAAGAAATAAAAGCTGGAATAACTTTACTCAGGAGTCTCCGTTTAAGAAAGGGAGGATTAGAAATTGTATCTTGTCCAACCTGTGGGCGATGTGAGATCAATCTTTTTGAAATTGTAAAACAAGTAAAAGAGGAATTTAAAGAGGTTGATATCCCTGTAAGGGTTGCTATTATGGGATGTGTGGTAAATGGCCCTGGAGAGGCAGCTGATGCTGATATTGGCCTTGCTGGAGGCAAGAAAAGTGGAGTAATATTTAGAAAAGGCAAAGCAGTAAGAATTGTAAAAGAGGAGCACCTCTATTCTGCTTTTAGAGATGAATTAAAAAAACTCATTGAAAGCAAGAAATAATTTTCTAAAACTTCAGATAACGACGAGTAAATTTTTTAAGGAATGTTTTGAACAGGTGATAAAATTTGAAAAAGCTAAATAATATAGTATCATAATGGATAATGAAAGAAAAAGTTAAAAGCGCAGTAGAAGATATAGTAGATATAAGAAATAAGAAAGATGCTCAGATGATATTTGGAGTATTAGATGAAAATGTCAAAGCAATTGAGAATGAGCTTGGCATTGATATTATTTTGCGAGACGAAGTGATACATCTTATAGGGGAAGAAAGAAATGTCCATATTGCTAAAAAAGTTCTTCAACAAATTGAGAATATGGTAAAAAAACATTATAACTTCTCAGTGGATGAAATTATCTATGCAATAAAACATTCCCAGGGTAAAAGCTTTCTTCAAAATCTTCCGGAAACTGTTATTATTGCAGATATTAAGGGAAGAAACGTTATTCCTAAAACTTTTGGGCAGAGAAATTTTGTACAGGCGGTGGAAAAAAGCGATATTACATTTGTTATTGGCCCGGCTGGGACGGGAAAGACGTATCTTTCTGTGGCTATTGCTGTAAAATATCTTTTAACAGGTAGGGTAATGCGTATTGTTTTGACTCGTCCCGTAATCGAGGCGGGTGAAAAATTAGGTTTTCTCCCTGGAGATATACAGCAAAAAGTAGATCCTTACTTTAGACCAATATATGATGCCTTGTACGATTTATTAGGGCAAGAAAAAGTATATAAGTTTATTGAAAATAAAACAATAGAGATTGCACCGCTAGCTTATATGCGGGGGAGAACGTTAAATAATGCTTTTGTTATTTTAGATGAAGCTCAGAATACAACACCATTGCAAATGAAAATGTTTCTCACAAGGCTTGGGGCTGGATCTAAGATGGTCATAACAGGAGATATAACTCAAAGCGATCTTGATTTTGTACACAGCGAATCTGGTTTACATAAAATAAAAAGGATATTGAAAGAGATTGAGGGTGTTAGCTTTAATTATCTTACAAGTGAAGATGTTGTACGGCACAAACTTGTGCAGAGAATTATTAATGCATACGAGAGGATAGAACATGACAAGGAATAGCCGTTTTTCTTATAATATTTTTACTGAGAAAAATATTATTCGTAATTTCATTTTGTATTTTAAGAGCAATATAGTTCCTATTATCTTAGTAATTTTTCTTGCCATTATCATTATTGTACCGATGTTCTATTCCTATTTTCCGGCAAAGCTTAACCTCAAAGAAGGCGATGTAAGCCCTCATGAAATTATAGCTAATAGAGATGTATCGTACATTGATGTTGCTAAAACTGAAGAACTACAAGAAAAGATGTTAGAATCTGTTTCTCCGGTGTATCTTCTTGATAGAAGCAAAGAAGATGAGGTTTTTTCTAGCATAAATAATTTTTTTGATTCTTTAACATCAATTTTGTCGAGCAAAGATGATGAGATATTGAAAAGAGAAAAATTACTTGATCTCTTAACAAATAATACCCAGATTGCTGATTTTTTCTTGCATGAACCAATTGGAAGAATAGAGCAGTTGCGCAAAACTTTGGAAGGCATCGTGTATAAGTTGATGTTGACTGGAGTGAGGAGCGATAAAATTTCTCAAGCTACCAAAATGGGATTAGAAACAATTGCCGAGTTAGACTTAGAAGAAGAGGAGAAAGAGCTTTTGATCTATGCATTAAATCATACTATTCAGCCTAATTTAATATATGATAAAGAAGCTACCGAAAGAGAGATTAAAAAAGTAAAAAATGCAGTGTCTCCTGTCGTCATTACGATTGTAAAGGGAGATGTAGTAGTGAGAGAAGGAGAGAAAATTACGGCTGATAAAATAAAAGTATTAGAGGCTCTTGGGGTGATTCGTACAGGGGATGATTGGAAAGTAGTGCTTAGTATTTTTGCTTTTACTTGCATTTTTTTACTTCTTTCCTTTATCGCAATTAAAAGATCCGTTGTTGTTAATCCTGGCAATATTGTGAAAAAAACTGCGGAATTTACAATTATCATTAGTATTGTTTATATCGTATCGATATTCTTAGACAATATTTCTCCGTACCTTGTTCCTATTCCTTTACTTGCTATGCTTGTTTTTGCTTTCTTTGATTTCACTACTGCCTTAACTGTTACTCTTGCTTTTTCTTTTTTACTTTCATTTCCTTTAGATTTAAGATCTCCTATCATGTTTGCTGTTATAGTTTCGTCCATAATTTCTATGTTTTTGCTTCGTAAAATGGCGAAAACGATTACATTTCTTTATGCAGGCATTGTTGGAGGCCTGTCTATGTCCTTCATTGCCTTATTTATGGGCTTGTCTTCCAAGCTTGTTTTTAAACAAATTGGATTAAACATATCTTTTGGTTTTATAAATTTTTTGGGAGGTTCTATTGTTGCATTGGGAATGGTTTTTGTTATGGACCATCTGTTTAATGAGGCAACTACACTAAGGTTATTAGAATTAGGAGATACAGGAGCTCCTTTACTAAGAGAGTTGCTTATTAAAGCCCCGGGCACGTATCAGCACAGCATGATTGTTTCTAATCTTGCTTCTTCGGCTGCTGAAAAAATTGGGGCAAATGCGCTGCTTGCAAGAGTTGGCGCATACTATCATGATATCGGAAAGATGTTTCACCCTTATTTTTTTACAGAAAACCAACAAGCGATCCCAAACATACATGATGAACTTACTCCAAATCTTAGTAAAACTGTCATTATCAATCATGTTAAGGACGGTATACATCTGGCGAAAAAATCCCGTTTACCCCAGGAAATAATCGATTTTATTGCGACACACCATGGAACCACTGTCGTGTCCTACTTTTATCATAAATCCAAAGAGAGTAATGGCGCAGTACAAAAAAGCGATTTTCGTTATCCAGGGCCTCTTCCTCAAAATAAGGAAACAGCTATTGTTATGCTTGCAGATGCCGTAGAAGCAGTTGGACATACTGTTTCAAATCCTGATTTTAACAAAATTGAAGAGATGGTAAATTCTATTATAAAAAGTAGAATCAGTGACGGTCAATTAAATGAATCAGACATTACGTATAAAGATTTAGCAGAAATTAAAGATTCGTTTGTAGGAACGTTACTTTCTTTATTTCATACAAGGGAGAGTTATCCGGAGAGCGATGAAAGTGGAAATGATTAATTACACTCAAAAGTATATTATTGATATAAAGAAGTTAGAGAAATTGGTCAAGCGTATTGGCGAGCTTGTAAACTACAGAGACGGTATTGTTAGCATATCGTTTGTGGGGAAAAAGAGAATAAGAAATATAAACAAACGTTTTAGAAAAAGTAATAAAACGACAAATGTTATTTCTTTCTCGTTTCTGGATGTTGTAGCAGATGAGAAGATTATTGGTGATGTTGTAATTTGCCCAATTGTTGCATCAGAAGAGGCAAACAAGTATGGTAATAATTTTGTTGATCATATTACATTTCTTTTGATCCATGGTTTTTTGCATTTGTTGGGCTATGATCATATTAGGAAAGAAGATCAATTACTTATGGAAAAGAAAGAAGAAGAAATATTCAAGAGTATTCCACGGTGGAATTTTATAAAGGAGGCTGGGCATTGATGGAATTATCGAGTTGGATTTATTATCTTTTGGCCTTAATCTTATTGTTGATCTTTTCTGCATTTTTTTCTGGAATAGAGGCTGCTCTTTTTTCCGCATCGAGAATTAAACTTGAATCTATGGCTTTACGTGGATCTGCTGTAGCTAAAAAGATTTTGGAATTGAAGAAAAAGCCAGAAAAGTTTATAGGGTCTATTGTACTTGGGAATAACTTTGTAAATATTCTTGCTTCAGTTTTAGCTGCTTATTTGAGTGTTTCTTTTGCTGCGGCAAGACAACTTCCCCAATCTTCAGCAATTGCCATTACTACTGTAGGTATGACAGTTATTATTGTACTGTTTGGCGAGATGATTCCCAAAAGCATTTCCTCTTATCATCCTGAAAAGGTATCTATAACATTTTATTCTCCTTTTTTATTTTTTTGGTATCTTTTTTTCCCTTTTGCCTGGTTTTTGTCTGTAGTTTCAAAAGGATTTCTTGTACTTTTTGGCATAAAACATGAGAAGCAAAAAGTATTTGTTGATCATACTGAGGTTCTTGATATGCTGCATCTCAGTAAAGAAGAAGGAATAATTAAAAAAAACGAAGAGGAAATGATTTTTAGTATTTTTGAGTTTGGCGACACGCATGTACGAGAAGTGATGATACCAAGGGTTGATGTTATAGCTCTCCCTGTAGATGCTAATCGGGAGCATATTTTGGATGTAGTTGTGCAAAGTAATCACTCGAGAATTCCCGTATATGCAGAAAAAATGGATGAAATTATAGGTGTTTTATATGTAAAGGATCTTTTTAAACTGTTTGCAAGTGGAAAATCTGAAATTGACCTTGAGAATATAGCGAGAGAAGCGTATTTTGTGCCAGAGACAAAGTGTGTGGACGAGCTTTTTAGAGAGATGCAAACTAAAAAAATACAGATAGCTCTTGTCTTTGATGAATATGGTGGCATCTCCGGTATTGTTACAATGGAGGATTTGTTAGAGGAAATTGTAGGAGAGATCCAGGATGAACACGAAAAAGGCGAAGAAATCTTTCAAAAAATTGGAGAAAACGCATATCTTGCATCAGGTACAATGGGTATTGATGAATTTAATGAGTTTTTTGGAAAGAATTTGCCTAGCGGAGAGGCAGATACAATTGGTGGTATTATATTAGAAAGGTTGGGAAGGTTGCCTCATCCCGGGGAAGAAGTGAATTTTGACGGTTTTAAATTAATTGTGAGTAAAATCAGAGGGAGAAGAATCCTTAAAGTGAAAGTAATTCTAAAACCAGGAGGTTAAGAAATTCAATGAACAGGGACGAATTACTGAAAATGGCTATTAAAGCACGAAATAATGCTTATGCTCCTTATTCTCATTTTAAAGTAGGGGCGGCGATACTCGCAAAAAATGGGAAAGTATATAGTGGATGCAATATAGAGAACTCAAGCTATGGCGCAAGTGTTTGCGCAGAAAGAGTCGCATTGTTTACAGCAGTGAGCGAAGGTGAAAAAGAATTTTTATCTATTGCTATTGCAACCGATACTAAAAAACCTGTGATGCCGTGTGGTATATGTCGGCAAGTATTATCGGAATTTGCTCCTAACCTTAAAATTTATGCAATAAATATTGATGGCAAGGTGAAAGAAGCATTACTTGATCAGATACTGCCAGATGCATTTACGAAAGAAGATTTAGGAATATGAAATGAGAGACATTATTCTTGCAGGAAATTGGAAGATGCACAAAACTATTAAGGCGAGCAAAGAGATTGCTGTGTGCCTAAAGGAAAAATTTGCTGGATTACCGCTTAATGTAATTATTTTTCCTTCCTTTACAGCTCTTTATTTTATAAGCGAATTATTAAAGGGCACCAATATAAGTGTCGGTGGGCAAAATGTCTATTTTGAAAAGGAAGGAGCTTTTACTGGAGAAATTTCTCCAATAATGCTTAAGGAAGCAGGGGCTAGGTATGTGATTGTAGGGCATTCCGAGCGCAGGAACATTTTTAAGGAACCAGATGAACTTATAAAAAAGAAAATTCGTTCGGTGGTTGAAAATGGGATGGATGCGATACTTTGTGTGGGAGAAAAAATTGAAGAGAGGGATGCTGGAAGAACAGAGGAAGTTATCAACAAAGAAATTAGAATAGCTCTTGATGGCATTTCTAGGGAAGTTCTTGATCGTATTATTGTTGCATATGAACCTGTATGGGCAATTGGTGCGGGAGTTACTGCAAGTCCGGATGAAGCAGCTGATATACATAAATTTATAAGGTCTATTCTGGATGACTTGTTCGGTAGAGGTATGGGGGAGAATACGACAATTCTTTATGGTGGAAGCATAAAACCCAAGAACTTTAGAGAATTTGCTATATTAGACGAAATTGACGGAGGACTTGTAGGTGGAGCCAGCCTAAAATGTGAAGATTTTTACGATATTGGTAAGATATTAGCAGATTGTAAAAAGTTATAAATTTCTAATTACTTTAAAAGAGGAGGTGTTATAATGGATGAATTTTGGGAAAAAGTAAAAAAAGGTGCGCAGGAAGCCAGTGAAAAGGCTGCTTGGTTTGGAAAGACTGCAAAAATTAAAGCTGAAATTGCTTCACTCAATTCCTCTAAAAGAGGCAAATTTATAGAGTTGGGAGAAAAGATCTATTTTTTGTACAGGAAAGAAAAATTATCAGAAAAGACCAAAACTGAAGTTCGAGACATTCTAGAAAAATTAGATGGTATTGAAAAAGAAGTGAAGGAAAAAACTAAGCAAGTTGGACCGGTAATGGAAAAAAAGGATATGGGAAAAAAGAGAAAGACTCCAGAGAAACCTAAAGATATTGGTAAAACAACTAAAAAAAAGAGAAAGACTCCAGAAAAACCTAAAGATATTGGTAAAACAACTAAAAAAAAGAGAAAGACAAAAAAGCGGGAAACGAAAAAATAGAAGAGGAGATCTTCCGCCCTCTAAGAAAGAAGAAAGTAGCGATGAAGTAGAAAATAGAGGGAGTATTTCCCTCTATTTTTATTAAATATGATTAAATATATTATTGAAGAACTTAAGAAAAATAAGAACTACTACAATCAATTTGTAAGGATATTTGAAGTTCCAGGCAAGTCTTTTGATTTGCTTTCTATTCCAGATTTTTTGCATGACACTCTTCGGCAATATCTCTTACAGCAGGGTATATTATCGCTTTTTCCTCACCAGATTAAGACAATAAATTCTATTAAAAACGGAGAAAATGTTATTATTACAACTGGTACAGCAACCGGCAAAACACTGTCCTTTAATCTGCCAGTGCTAGATTATCTTCTGAAAAATAAAAGCAGCACTGCTCTTTATATTTATCCTACAAAAGCATTGGCACATGACCAGCTTAAAAAGATTAACGACATACTTGTCAATGAAGATATTATACTTGGGGCTTATGATGGAGATACGCCTTTTTCTGAAAGAAATTTTTTAAAGAAAAGAGCTTGCATTCTCCTTACAAATCCTGACATACTTCATGTTGGCATTTTGCCATATCATACGAACTGGAGCAAATTTTTTTCTCGACTAAAATTTGTTGTAATCGATGAAGCTCATTATTATAGGGGAATTTTGGGTTCACATATGAGTGAAGTAATGAGGAGGTTAAGGCGTATTTCTCATTACTATGGAAGTTTTCCTCAGTTTATCTTATCATCTGCGACGCTTCAAAATCCGGAGGAATTTGCGTTTAAGCTTATAGGGGAGCGAGTACGAAAGGTGGGATTTTTAACTGCGGCTCCTTTTAAAAAATACTTTATTATTTTTGACCCACTTTGCATTGATGCTAAAACAAACTTAAAAAGGAGTATTTACAAAGAAGCAGCTTGGATTATGGAAGAACTTTTAAAAAACAATCTGCGAACTATTGTTTTTGCACGGTCAAGACGAGGCGTTGAAATGGTAACGAAAGACCTTTTGAGCAAAGTAAATACTACTGATAGGAGCCTTATTTCGTCATATAGAGCGGGTTACTTGAAGAAATTGAGAAATGACATTGAAGAGAAACTACGAAATGGCGAAATTAAAATCATTATTACTACAAATGCGCTTGAGTTAGGCATAGACATCGGAGATCTTGATGTGACTATTATTATTGGTTATCCCGGAACAATTTCTAGTGTTTTTCAGGAATCGGGGCGTTCGGGTAGGAACAGTGAATCTGTTACAATTTTTATTGCAGGAGTAAATCCACTCGATCAATATTTTGTTAAAGATCCGGATTACCTTTTCAGAGAAAGCTTTGAAAGTATTGCAATTAACCCGGATAATCCTCACATTCTTACTCCTCATATTAAATGTGCTTCTTATGAAATGCCGATCAATGACACTATAGACTTCGAATACTTTGGGAGAAACTTGAAGGACAGTTTAAGCACTCTCTCTCGTCAAGAAGTTTTAGAGCGAAGAGGATATAAATTTTACTATGCTTTAAGAGATTACCCTGCTGCTAAAGTACATATCAGGGGTGGTAGTGGTCAGGATATTATGCTCATAAGCGAAGAAACTAACGAAGTGCTTGAGATAGTTTCTATGAGAAGAGCCGTTGAGGAAGTTTTTAAAGGGGCAATTTACTTTCACCTTGCTGATCCATATTTTGTGCATGAACTTAATTTACAGGATAAATACGCGCTTCTTTCAAAGACTAATTTAAACTACTATACAGATTCTCTTACCATTCATAGGATAGATATCAAAGGTATGAATAAGAAAGAAAAGTTTCATGGTTTAGATATGTATTTTGGCGATGTTTTGGTTAGTGAAGCGACAATTGGTTTTATGAAGAAGCAATATGGTACGGATAGAAAAATAGGCGAAGAAGAGCTGAAGCTTCCCATGATGACTTTTACTACAAAAGCATTTTGGTTTACATTAAATTTATCTCTTGAAAAGCTTATTAAGGAGACGGAAGAAGACATTTTAGGCACTATTCATGCTGTTGAGCATTTACTTGTTGCAATGATGCCGATAGTTGTTATGTGTGATAGAAATGATGTTGGAGGAGTTTCTCATTCTCTTCATCCAGATACTGGTAAAGCAACAATATTTGTGTATGATGGAGCAGAGGGAGGCGTTGGTCTTGCTGAAAAAGGTTTTGAACGCGCTGAAGAACTGTTTACTGCTGCATATAAAACAGTTTTAACTTGTTCTTGCAAAACAGGGTGCCCTTCTTGCATTTTTTCTCCAAAGTGCGGAAATAGAAACAGTCCCCTTAGCAAACGTGGCGCAATTGTATTATTGAGAGAGATACTTAAATGAAATTTTTAAAATTTGTAGGAATTATTTCGATTGCCATTATTATTATTCTCGCAAGCTTTTTTTCTCTTTTGTTTAGCAGACATTTTTATTCTTATGAGTTTGAAAAGCAAAATATATCATCTTCCTCGGAATTATCAAACTTTCAATATGTAAGCTATTCAAGCCAAATTGTTCAATACTTTTTCAGAAAAGGAACCCTTTATATAACCGATGAAAATGGAAATGTTATTGAGAATTTTTTTTCCAGAAAGGAAATTATTCATATGCAAGATGTAAAAAATGTTATGCAAATGGCGTTGTCTATTTTATTCGCTTTGTTTATTGTTAGCTTTATTCTTATTTTATTATTGAAGAGTAGAAAAATTCTTTTCCAACGTGCTGCAGTTGGCAATTTAATTTTTGTATTATTTATTAGTACTATGATTGT contains:
- a CDS encoding hemolysin family protein gives rise to the protein MELSSWIYYLLALILLLIFSAFFSGIEAALFSASRIKLESMALRGSAVAKKILELKKKPEKFIGSIVLGNNFVNILASVLAAYLSVSFAAARQLPQSSAIAITTVGMTVIIVLFGEMIPKSISSYHPEKVSITFYSPFLFFWYLFFPFAWFLSVVSKGFLVLFGIKHEKQKVFVDHTEVLDMLHLSKEEGIIKKNEEEMIFSIFEFGDTHVREVMIPRVDVIALPVDANREHILDVVVQSNHSRIPVYAEKMDEIIGVLYVKDLFKLFASGKSEIDLENIAREAYFVPETKCVDELFREMQTKKIQIALVFDEYGGISGIVTMEDLLEEIVGEIQDEHEKGEEIFQKIGENAYLASGTMGIDEFNEFFGKNLPSGEADTIGGIILERLGRLPHPGEEVNFDGFKLIVSKIRGRRILKVKVILKPGG
- the cdd gene encoding cytidine deaminase, with the protein product MNRDELLKMAIKARNNAYAPYSHFKVGAAILAKNGKVYSGCNIENSSYGASVCAERVALFTAVSEGEKEFLSIAIATDTKKPVMPCGICRQVLSEFAPNLKIYAINIDGKVKEALLDQILPDAFTKEDLGI
- the tpiA gene encoding triose-phosphate isomerase, which gives rise to MRDIILAGNWKMHKTIKASKEIAVCLKEKFAGLPLNVIIFPSFTALYFISELLKGTNISVGGQNVYFEKEGAFTGEISPIMLKEAGARYVIVGHSERRNIFKEPDELIKKKIRSVVENGMDAILCVGEKIEERDAGRTEEVINKEIRIALDGISREVLDRIIVAYEPVWAIGAGVTASPDEAADIHKFIRSILDDLFGRGMGENTTILYGGSIKPKNFREFAILDEIDGGLVGGASLKCEDFYDIGKILADCKKL
- a CDS encoding DEAD/DEAH box helicase produces the protein MIKYIIEELKKNKNYYNQFVRIFEVPGKSFDLLSIPDFLHDTLRQYLLQQGILSLFPHQIKTINSIKNGENVIITTGTATGKTLSFNLPVLDYLLKNKSSTALYIYPTKALAHDQLKKINDILVNEDIILGAYDGDTPFSERNFLKKRACILLTNPDILHVGILPYHTNWSKFFSRLKFVVIDEAHYYRGILGSHMSEVMRRLRRISHYYGSFPQFILSSATLQNPEEFAFKLIGERVRKVGFLTAAPFKKYFIIFDPLCIDAKTNLKRSIYKEAAWIMEELLKNNLRTIVFARSRRGVEMVTKDLLSKVNTTDRSLISSYRAGYLKKLRNDIEEKLRNGEIKIIITTNALELGIDIGDLDVTIIIGYPGTISSVFQESGRSGRNSESVTIFIAGVNPLDQYFVKDPDYLFRESFESIAINPDNPHILTPHIKCASYEMPINDTIDFEYFGRNLKDSLSTLSRQEVLERRGYKFYYALRDYPAAKVHIRGGSGQDIMLISEETNEVLEIVSMRRAVEEVFKGAIYFHLADPYFVHELNLQDKYALLSKTNLNYYTDSLTIHRIDIKGMNKKEKFHGLDMYFGDVLVSEATIGFMKKQYGTDRKIGEEELKLPMMTFTTKAFWFTLNLSLEKLIKETEEDILGTIHAVEHLLVAMMPIVVMCDRNDVGGVSHSLHPDTGKATIFVYDGAEGGVGLAEKGFERAEELFTAAYKTVLTCSCKTGCPSCIFSPKCGNRNSPLSKRGAIVLLREILK
- a CDS encoding TIGR01906 family membrane protein; protein product: MKFLKFVGIISIAIIIILASFFSLLFSRHFYSYEFEKQNISSSSELSNFQYVSYSSQIVQYFFRKGTLYITDENGNVIENFFSRKEIIHMQDVKNVMQMALSILFALFIVSFILILLLKSRKILFQRAAVGNLIFVLFISTMIVMNFNGTFTLFHKILFRNDFWLLPENAVLIRMFPESFFVDFALFWGAIVAVISASIIFLDIWLEKIFQK